The stretch of DNA CCCGCGGCCGGCTGGCGCGGACCCGGCTGCTGGCGGCCATGATCGGTTTCCATCTGGCCGCGCTCGACATCCGCCAGCACACCGATCACCACCACCGGGCAATCGCATCGCTCACCTCCTATCTCGGCACCGGTTACGGCGACCTGGATCGGCAAGGCAGGACCGGGTTCCTGACCCGCGAGCTCTCGGGCACCCGGCCGGTGGCGCCGCCCGGTACCGGAGCCGGCGGGGACGAGACACTGGATCTCTTCGGCCTGCTGAGGAACCTGCTGGACGAGCACGGCGATCAGGTCATCGACTCCTACATCATCTCGATGGCCCGGGGAGTGGACGACGTGCTGGCCCCGATGATGCTGGCCCGCGAGGTGGGCCTGGTCGATCCGGTCCGGGGCGTGGCGCGCCTCGGCTTCGTCCCGCTGTTCGAGACCATCGACGACCTGCGGCTGATCGGTCCCACCCTGGAGGAGTTGCTGGAGGTGCCCGCCTACCGGCGGCTCCTGGATCTGCGCGGCGGGATCCAGGAAGTCATGGTCGGATATTCCGACTCAAACAAGGACGGGGGGATCACCACCTCGCAATGGGAGATCCACAAGGCCTTGCTGGCCATCCGCGACATCTCCCGCCGCTCCGGGATACGAATCGACGTCTTCCACGGGCGGGGAGGGTCCGTCGGCCGGGGAGGCGGCCCCACCCATGCCGCCATCCTCAGCCAGCCGTACGGAGCGCTGGACGGCGTCATCAAGCTCACCGAGCAGGGCGAGGTGATCGCCGACAAGTACGGACTGGCCGAACTCGCCCACCGGAACCTCGAACTGGCACTCTCGGCCCTGGTGGAGGCGTCCTTGGCCCACCGCGCCCCTCACCACGCTGTAGAGGACGTACGGCGATGGCACGAGATCATGAGCCTCGTGTCCTCCGCCGCGTACGAGACCTACCGGCGGTTCATCGACGACCCGGGCATGGTCGAGTACTTCACCACCTCGACACCGGTGGAGGAGCTCGGCCTGCTCAACATCGGATCCCGGCCTGCCAAGCGACACCAGACGGCCGGGGTCACCCACCTCCGGGCCATTCCGTGGGTGTTCGGCTGGACCCAGTCACGCCAGATCGTCCCCGGTTGGTACGGGGTGGGAAGCGGNNNNNNNNNNNNNNNNNNNNNNNNNNNNNNNNNNNNNNNNNNNNNNNNNNNNNNNNNNNNNNNNNNNNNNNNNNNNNNNNNNNNNNNNNNNNNNNNNNNNACCCTGGCGGTGCGTGACCCCTACCTGGACCCGCTGAACGTGCTGCAGGTGGAACTGCTGAAACGATCCCGTTCAGGAGACCACGAGAGATACCGGCGCGGACTCCTCCTGACCATCAACGGCATCGCGGCAGGCATGCGCAACACGGGTTGACGACACCCGGTCGCCTGTCGCCGCCGTGCCGGACACGGATACGGGCACCGGGTCCGTCGCGTGTTCGCGCAGACCGCATGAGGCCCGACGAGCGCGGCTGGAAGCGGAAACGTCGCTAATGTGGGATCAGGATGTTCTCGAACATCCTGATCCGGCCATCCGGGGGACCTAGGGTCACGGATCTGCCAGCAATTTCTTCCGAAAACGGCGGACAAGGAGGAGAGACCTGATGCTCGGACCGCTCGCCCGCTTCTCGGCGCGCCGGCCGCTGGTCACCATCGGTATTTGGGTTGGGCTGGTGCTGGTCTCGCTCGGGCTGATCGACCGGCTGCTGGACAGCGCCACCACCACCGAGTTCCGGCTGTCCTCGCGCTACGAATCGGAGCAGGCCGCCGCGCTCCTCGAGGACAGGTTGCGAGGCCCCAGGCAGCTGGCAGAGTTGGTTGTGGTCGAGTCCCCATCCATGACCGTGGACGACCCGGCCTTCCGAACGAAGGTGGAGTCGCTTGCCGCCGAGATCACAGGGCTGGGACCCGACGTGGTGGCCCTGCAGGATCACTTCTACGTCTCCAGCAATCCGGTGCTGGTTTCCCGTGACCGCCAGACCACCATCATGGCCTTCGCAATGACCGGTAGCGCCCAGGACGCCACCGTGGACGTCGGTGACGTCATCCACATCGTCGAAGAAGCCAACGGGGTGGGAGGCTTCCGGGTGTTGATCGGGGGCGACGCCAGCGTTGCCTTCGAGACCAACGAACTGGCGATTCACGACCTGGAGAGGGGCGAGCGGTTCGGGGTCCCGGTAGCGCTCCTCATCCTGCTGGTCCTCCTCGGCGCGGTGGTGGCCATGTTGCTCCCGCTGGGTCTGGCCGTGGTGGCCATCGTCCTCGCCCTGGCGGCCGTTGCCGTCATCGGCCAGCAGTTCCAGCTGGTCTTCTTCGTCACGCTGATGGTGGTGATGATCGGCCTGGCGGTCGGCATCGACTACTCGCTCCTGGTCGTCTCACGCTTCAAGGAGGAGATGGCGCGCGGGCTGCCGGCGCGTGACGCGGTAGGACGTGCCACCGCGACAGCGGGCCGGACGGTGATCTTCAGCGGCGCCACCGTCGTGCTGGCCCTGGTCGGTCTGCTGATCACCCCCGCCTCCTTCTACCAATCTCTTGCGCTGGGGGCGATCCTGGTG from bacterium encodes:
- a CDS encoding phosphoenolpyruvate carboxylase, whose amino-acid sequence is MADADLRADIRRLGRQLGDTLVRQHGRELLHSVERVRTLSRRLRSAQVEVSHELAELLREVDLETALQLAKAFTVYFHLANVTEQVHRVEDLNAEGDTLERGFEESLVALVESGIPAAEAVALIHRTVLKPVFTAHPTEATRRTVLEKLSEIADATATRSNPRTSEADRARVDRRVEELIEAIWQTDELRDQQPNPIDEARFVRHYLEQTVREAIPGLLDNIAAAVHLIGGELSTDASPIRFGSWVGGDRDGNPNVTPQMTRTVVEQQRQTALEVLISEVAGLAGELSPNTRITEISDGMAAFIERRRESYRDALESTKDREPYRQGLAIVHQRLVEARDGGPRAYRSPRELLDDLAVLESSLRENRGTLQARGRLARTRLLAAMIGFHLAALDIRQHTDHHHRAIASLTSYLGTGYGDLDRQGRTGFLTRELSGTRPVAPPGTGAGGDETLDLFGLLRNLLDEHGDQVIDSYIISMARGVDDVLAPMMLAREVGLVDPVRGVARLGFVPLFETIDDLRLIGPTLEELLEVPAYRRLLDLRGGIQEVMVGYSDSNKDGGITTSQWEIHKALLAIRDISRRSGIRIDVFHGRGGSVGRGGGPTHAAILSQPYGALDGVIKLTEQGEVIADKYGLAELAHRNLELALSALVEASLAHRAPHHAVEDVRRWHEIMSLVSSAAYETYRRFIDDPGMVEYFTTSTPVEELGLLNIGSRPAKRHQTAGVTHLRAIPWVFGWTQSRQIVPGWYGVGSG